Genomic window (Xenopus laevis strain J_2021 chromosome 3S, Xenopus_laevis_v10.1, whole genome shotgun sequence):
GAAGTGAAAGCTGCTATAGCATCTCTCCCTGACAATAAAAACACCAGGTATGGATGCTCTCTCATCCAACTGGTGCAAGGCCCTAGTACAACAACTAGCGCCCCTGGCTTTTAACCAGAAATCCTTTGAGGTGGGCATCTTCCCACCTCTCATTCTGAGATGCCCTCATTGGTGTAGTTGCAAAACCGAGAAAAGACCTGGACCAGTATAGCTCCTTCCGCCCAATCTCCCTCATAAACACAGACGCCAAAATCCATGCAAAAATACTggctacaaaacaaaaaaaataatgaaaacaaattgcaaagctaggaatggacattctataacatactaaaagttaactgaaaggtgaaccacgaCTTTAGCAGGCATCACATTACCTGGTACAGCGAAAGAGACATGATCCACTGGTCTTCTAGAGGTCAGCTGCCAGGTTGTCTTCACTTCCTTCTGCCCATGCCCACTGATGATCTCCACGCGCCAGGTCTGTGGGTGTGAACTGGAGAAAAGCACATTTTCAACAATTTTGATCAAGTGCAAAACCACTGTATTGAATCATTTAATAATTAAGAATGACAATGGGAAGATATTCTTAGTCTTTGATAAAACATAtaatttcaaatagttttttacttaaaatgcaaaaaggatGGATGGACTCACTTTTGGTAGAAAGTGCTGATGACGCTTGGTCGGATTGGAAGCTGGAACACATGCTGTTCATTCCAAGGATTTTCCTTGTAGTATTTTAAACAAGACCTGGTCaggaaaaaaatccaataggaaagcATTTCATTTACATTCAACCAAAAAGAGCCTCTGATGTAAACATTGACTAAGtacacactttttattttaaaggagaaaaaaacccgtaacataaaaacccctaccctttgAAGACCCCCCTCCCCCGCCAGCCTAGGTGGTatccggggcaaatgcccctaactttttacttatcccttGGTGCTGATTCTGTCCctcacagttcacggcagccatcttcttttcttcgttaaactttggaagcagaccttcgttttcgtcgcatgcacagttggaataattttccggtcccgaacaactgtgcatgcgctgaaagtcacgaaaatatCCGAAAATTTTCGTGACTTACGTTGCATGCGCAGTTTGGGACCGAAACGAACCTCTGCTTCcaaagtttaacgaagaaaagaagatggctgccaggAACTGTGCGGGatagaatctgcaccgaggggtaagtaaaaagttaggggcatttgcccccgCTACCACCTAGGCGgggaggaggagagggtctacaaagggtagggtttttttatgtaaTGGGTtcgtttctcctttaagggataataaaaaaaagaaacaaccatATAGTAGGTGACCAgagtgcaaatactgtatatgagtaTATCCATTATTGTGATATCTGGTAACATGCTACCTGTAAACTACATTTCAATTTACAGGTGAGgtgataaaatagaaaataaaatgtaataatgacaTACTAGAACTTTTATATGCCTTTTCCCTACTGCACCTTAGCCCCAAGCGATATACAGATGAAGATTGTACAcgcaaaagaaaaatcaaatctgttttattccatcaaaaataaacaaaatcaagACATTGGCATTACACATTTTGacctttagggcagaggcacaggttccgatttggggagattagtcgcccggaaaacgaatcgctccgagtgccaggggaaggcagttcggggagattagtcgccctgaagaagaggaggagatttgtcgccgggcgactaatctccccgaatctgaccgtgtatctctgccctaagaggTCTTCATCAtggtaaaatattaaaaacaacacaaggaacaaaaaggaaaaaagaaacgatttgtgttgtttttgatatttttcccCTGATGGTGGCCTCTTATGGTCGAAACTTGTAGAgccaattttgtttatttttgatggAATACAACAGATTTGATTTTTCTTCTGAGTGTACAatcttcatctttattggaaTTATTGTAAGCCTTGGTGCCTCTGACGGAGAGTCCTGTTGTCCTGTTTAGATAACCTCTTTTTTGTCCGAGCTCTATAGAGCTTAGATTTTCAGTGACTAGCTGGTGGATGCATTTTATACTATAAAGTATTTGCCGCTGGTTGTTGGGAACTCACTGTGTGAGAGGAAATAAGTTTTCATGCCCCAGGCTCAGAAAGGCATTGCAGACCACAACAACCTCCAGCATGTGATGTAGTTTCTTCACACGTTGCACCTGTTCCTGTATGTCCACTGAAGAGGAAATAAAGTAATCCTAACAGAGAAAAGGACATGAAGCTATTTTTCTTCAATGCCAAACAACTTCAATGATGTTTTTTAGTTAAACATATTGGAATGGAGTTATTTATTGGGCTCACCCTAGGGCAGTAGTGTTAAGGTCCAGCATTTGGGCAGGGCTCCCCTTAGCACAGTAAGAGATTTATATTTACACATTGTTGTATTAGCCATTCACTCAGGTCCAAGAACATTTTGCACGCATTgatcttcaagctgggctttcagatATGTCCAAATATGTCCCTAAATGACATCAAGGCTTACCCCCACCCCAGTCAAGGCTCTGATCCCCCTAGGGGGGCAGCACCACAGTTTGAGAATCATAGCCCTAGAGTCAATCCAAAGTCCAGAAATGTAATACACAAACCATAGTCTTACCAGGTAATTGAAAGTTGCAAGATCTTGGCCTGTGGGAAGAAAGCGCTTCATTACTGTAAGAAGTCTACATATGACTCAACTGGTAGCATTAGAATAGCTTGAAATTGTAGAACAATAGTCAGATAATAAAAAAGCACCATAGGCAACCTTGCAgtttatgtagaaaaaaaatactttgcgaATAAAGTCGCCTAGCACTGAACAGTCAATAGATCACAAGGAATTCTGACCTATGAAGCAGCTGATATAATCTTTCTTCATTTTGTCCAGTCCAATTTCTAGCAACATCCGCATAGGAGTAAGTCCTGTAAGGGAGACACTCTGCATCTTCCCATGATAGGACTGCTGAATGAGCTTGCTCAGGGCACTGCTGCTTCCACGGTGGATCTGAAATGAGCTCAGAAAATGAGACAGCACCATGTCTACTATTGCTGTGAAGTAGCATCAGAAGTTACCAACTCCCGAAAATATTAGAAAGACAGAAGAACATATGCCCCTGGTCCGAATCAAAACTTACACCTTCTACTGTAATTATTATATATCTCTTtattcatgtactgtataaaacaaGTAGAATACATAGCAGTGGCCAGAGATGATAAGTTCCTGAATTGATCACCTAAAATAAGGTGACCTGGTCACCTTCTCCTAAGCACCCCAACATACAAATCAACATTCTTCCAgagttgcaggtttttttttttaacataccaATTCTGACTACTATACCCCCACCCtgtattaaatacataaatacattagttgtaatattggtgtgtaggtagggTTGCCGTCTGACTGGTATTttccggcctggccagtaaaggttgatcccaatgttattaatagcgaaaaaagataaatatataggaaggccggtattttttcctgaaaaagtgGCACCCctatgtgtaggcagccatcttcttctactcaatgtaactgaatgtgttgcagtgggacctggattttactattgaatgctgttcttagatctaccaggcagctgttatcttgtgttagggagccgctatctcattaccttcccattattctgttgttaggctgctggggggaaaagggaggggggacatatcactccaacttgcagtacagcagtaaagagtgactgaagtttatcaaagcacaagtcacttgactggggtcatctgggaaactgacaaaatgtctagctccatgtcagatttcaaaaataaatataaaaaaatgtgtttgctgttttgtttgtttttacttcGGTAACtgtcagcagcccagagcatgtgcattaAAACAGCAGAAAAGGATGGGGGGAATTGGAGGCTACTTTataggcacagatctttactagtGACTGGGGTAAAATGAGGTTTTACACATAAATGTAATTTGTATCTGGTTTTAAACTCAGAGTTACAGAAAATAGAACACTTGATACTTGCACTTACCCAAGGATGCACCTCTCCATTTTTTAGGGACTGGATTACAAGAGAGAAGCAGTTTACCACATCCTGGTAAGAGGAGACACCTGCAGAAAAAGTAATCATGAACAGAGTCTGTGACACATAACTTACTCCCAATCATCTGCTGGCATTGGCTGCTCTACATACATAGAATACTCCTACTCAAATGACCTGCTCTTCCCTAATTAATCTATGCTATTCAACAGTTAAAGATTAGGTTTTGTTTTCTTAAAGTAGCATGGACCACATCTAAGGCTATTTTAAGCTTAAAGGAAGCTCATACAATCAATAGAGAGGAATGTCGCTCGCTGATATGGAGATTTGTTGCGGTTCAACTGGAGGTTCAACTACTTTATCCCATATATTTTGCTACAAGTGTTTGAGACACTGAGCAATATTAGCCGTAGAAAGGCATGAGGATGTAGCATTGCAGATTCATTTATAACCCGCCCGTCTGTAGTACAATGCCTTTGACATTGGGTCCTGGGGGTTGCACTCCTGCAGTAGAAACAAATTCTATATTATCTTTAGTATTGGTTTAACAGATAAATTCTCTATAATGAATGCCATGCATTCTCTCTGTCTCTTTGTATTACATTCACAATAATTCGTTATACACATTAtaatacatcagtgatccccaaccagtagctcgtgagcaacatgttgctctccaaccccttgtatgttgctctcagggtcctcaaagaaggggcttattcttgaatttcaagcttgaaatgaagttttaattgcataaaaactaattatagtcccaagtagagcctcttgtaggctgccagtccacacagggctaccatatagccaatcatagcccttatttggcaccccaagggactttttcatgcttttgttgctccccaactctttttacatttgaatgtggctcacgggttaaaaaaggttggggacccctgtaatacattataaaaaaaacattaacatcaGAAACCTTagtggggttgttcactttccaaacacttttttcagttcagttgttttcagattgttcctgagaaataaagacatttttcaatttctttccactatttattttttactgtttttctaaaatcccccccccccagagctgctttagaaggtgaaaaatgacactttacacttaaatattagaaaaatggtgacacagaaaactgggaaaaaattCTGGTGATCATTCTGAAAACAgctagtttgaaggtgaacaacccctttaacaacattTTTGTAGTGGATCCCCCACTGCAGAGATGGAGAATGAAtgtgaataatacattttacacaaataGGCAAATTCTTACTTTTCCTCATCCTGCACCACAACATCTCAGCAAAGTCCAGATCCCCCCGTTCAGTGATAAAGGACTGGATGGAACAATCCACTGCTGCAGtgtcactttttattttctagggAAGAAAACCATAATAACAATCTCACGTTCTCTATGGCAATTTAGAAAATGCAGTACAGGCCATAAATACAAGCACAGCCTTATACAGCACATGTCCTAGCAGATGTTACTTTCACTAGGAATGTTACTCGCTGCCATTATGGAAGCAATCAGACTCATATTCCTACAGGAAACTCACGCATATAATattactgtgtatatgtatagcTATACACTAAGCATGCAAATAAAACCTGCCATTAAATTGTGCCATTACATCAAAGCCAGCATagatacatgtacagtattttgttcGTTTACAtattatgctcttttttttttttttagaaaagtgccAAATCTATAAAAATTGGAGTACTGAATCCCCCATAAAAGACCCAGCCTATCACTGAGCCTTGAATGCATATTCAACTTTGAGCAAacttgtcattaaaaaaaaaaatgaattgcccCTTCAGTTGTCTAGAGCTTATATAAATCAGTTCGATTCAGTTAAACGTTTATGTTTATTATGACACAGCAGAACAGCCACTGCCAAGATCCCATCCTGCAGTCGCTTGCTATATGGACAAATACCCGTCTGTTGCATTCTCTGTAACAGAATAATAAGAACACTAATTCAGTCAAGAAAGGACATATATCTGTGCataaataagggatgcaccgaatccactatttgggattcgccaaatccttggtgaaatatTCGGCTGAATAACGAACCCAATCCGAAccgtcaggaaaggaaaaagtgggaaaaaaaatcttcatttgtaacgaaaagtcacgtgatttgcctacccgtccctaatttacaaatgcaaattaggattcagttgggccaggctcaaggattcgaccgaatcctgctgaaaagggccgaatcccgaaccgaatcctggattcagtgcatccctagcataaataaacataaaagaaggggaAGCTCACTTTCTCAATGCTTGAGAGAAATTAAATGTTCCCATCAATCATGTGTGCAGTGAGACTCACACATACATAATACATGAGCAGAGCAGAATTACTGTAAAATCATTTTATTGAGGCTGTTTGGATACCCTTCAAGCCCAGAGAGAAAATCCTCAGCAGTCTATAAGCAATAGACCTCAACATGAATCTATTTCCCTGTAGGCCCACCTGTTATTTTCTGGCTTTCTGTAAATTTTTATTtaggtttccatttttatttcatgtGCCCCAAGGCAAAGCAGCTGAATCGTACAAGCGGCACATGCATCACTCACTGTAATTGTCGTGTTTAATAATTGCAATATTACCCATGAGTATTAGCAACAATATGCACAGAGATGGACTGCTttatgttgaccttgtagacagGTTTTTAACCCCTTTCATTATATTGAATGCTTCAGTAGTCTAAACTGTGGGAGACTCCATTAAAACAAAACCTGCATTTAGAGAAATACTAACAGGCTTACCTCATTGTCTTTCTTGGATACAGAACTAGTGAGACCATCCACTTTATTCTTTAGATCTGCCAAAACATAATTAATAGGTAGAGTGCTACTGAGAAGCAGTTTTTTGGCACAATATGGCTCTGTACACTCACTAGCCTGTGGTAGCAGTGGGAAGGCAATTCGATACACTGCAGCCACATAGCGATTTTAATAGGGGAACATGCAAGTTACCATTTAGAAGGAGCTGCACTAGATCCACAGCAGATTTTGTCTCGCCAGTTTCTGGCCACTCGGTAACCCCAGTCTTTAAACCTTCAGCCAAAAcctgccaaaaaaaaccccatgcaatattattttttttttattttcattaacttACCATCctccatatttataaaaacaataaggAAAACGCAAAGTTTAATGGAATATTATTTTCCCTACATAAGAATACACAGAGACAAATGGAGGTCAGTTACAACCTGACGGTAATATTAGTTTCAAACTGTATTGGCATTGATCAGTTAAATTTAGAGAACACTAAAATAATAAAGCTCTTGATCTGCATACCAGGGCCGCTCAAACATGGGCCAATGGGCTGCTCAAGACTTTACTATAATTTTTTGCATGAGAACATGCAACGATATTAGATAATAAGCCTACTACATATTAAACTTCATATAATATTTGGTATGTTAGCCAGACAATAGCAATTTATATCTATGTACAATAGATATTTGTCAGTTTGTCAATCAGGaaggtttaaaaaatgtatatgttgatGCAGCACATAGGCATCTGCTCTTCACTTTCTGCTGTTCCAGTTATTTATGATGCCAGCCCAAAATAACATAAtgaaataaaggtggccatactgtgAATGAACCCTCGTCCAGTATTTGACTGTTTGACCCTTTGGCTGATATATTAAAGCATTGACTAGTGTATACTgttcttaaatgagaactaaaccctaaaaattaatgtggctaaaaatgccatattttacaaattgaatttattgcaccagcctaaaatttcagtttgtcaatagcagcaatgatccagaacttcaaacttgtcacagggggtcaccatcttggaaagtgtctgtgacactcacatgctcagtgggctctgagcagctgttgagaagctaagcttaggggtcgtcacaaatcatcaagcagaaatgaggttggtctgtaatataagctgatgctacagggctgattattaaattctgatgctagttgcactggtttttgtgctgccatgtagtaattatctgaattgattactaatcagctttatattgtgacatttctattctatgtgtactgtatattgtgagtgggtcccgaagctcagtaagtgacaacagcacagttcatgtgcagggaatcagcagaaaacaagatggggagctactggggcatttttggagacaaagatctttactgctaaagggctgtggttgccttgggctggtacagaagcacaaaacatagtgttcaacatttctagctacttttttagttaagctttagttctcctttaatatggcaACTacacaggctatgagcaaaaagTCATTAGGCCACAGtcacacgtaggggcagatttattaaggttcgaattgtaaattaaaattaaaatttttgagttaTAAGTTCTAATCAGGCAGAGAGAAAATGGTCTCCTTTCTGCAGGAAAAGTGCAGCTACAGGGCGCTGCAGATTCTGCTTCTCTCTACTTGATTACAAAATGCAGATGGAGAGAAATGGAAAATATCCTATGTGTGACTGTGGccttagggatcatttacaaagctCAACTGCACCTAAGGTAAGGCATAAATGcttcattgtgggtaaaaatcataataatattcaatgaaattataataaaaaaagaaatctatattCATCACTCTGGAATACGTTGGCACTTGATAATAATATCTACTTACAAGCAAAAAATCCAGCTCTTTATAAACTGAATATACTGGGCTTCGGAGATCTCCAGACTCCACCTTAATGTTCTGGAACAGAACAAAACATTACAGAAATCAAAACAGGTGAAGAGGTTAAAAGATGAAATATTACACAGTATACTTACACCTACCCCAAGCCATGTCAAAATGAATACGAAACCCTGCAGGTCCCTTCTTTGACCACAATGGTTTCAAAACGACATTGGAAATTGGTCAAATTAAATTTGCCTCCCAATCGTTTATGaatcatttaaattttaatgGTTAAAACTGCAACTGGGACTGTATCACATTTGTCACATTGATACAAGTCCATACATTATACTGAACCTTTTGCTGTCAAATACATTTGTGGGTTATGTAAGCAAGGCATAGCATGTAACTTGCTAATAGATTCTAGCACTGTATTTGAGAGCAGAAGCTAGCATAATGTAAGAACTGAGATTAATGGGATAAAAAGTGTGCAAAACACAGCAATGCACAGATACTGCCTGACATATCTAGTATGGTCTGTGAGAATAAGCAGTGGACGTGAACGTGTCTTTGTGATCTTGTACTGTTCAATATGCTTCCTCTGTTATGACTGTACCGAACATGCTACTGCcttgtattttcctttttgatgtgaaataaaaatataagttacaaaaaaaaaaaaaaacacagcaatgcaGTATGGGACTCAATGCAATTATTATCTGCTTCAAGTCCCATGACGAAATATTTCCTTCTACAGGTACTGGAGGTATTTTTCTACTTGTACCAGAGTAAATTTCATTATGTTTTGTAAATGGCATATCATACTGGAATTGCTTGGTTTTCTGTTTTCTGCTTTTCTTCTTAATATAGTGCTAATAACCATATACATGTGAGTTGGCATAGTGATCTTCTGCCTGTTTGTACACCATTATGATCACTATTCAAGAGGGCACTCTCATGCACCTGTATTTAGGATCTCTCTATTTTCAGTAGGCTCTACCAAAAAACACAGGTTATCTGGGAAGTAAAGactagagaaaaaaacaaaaatatgtgttTCAGTGTAGATTTTATAAGCCAAAGATAATGTTTTCTGCACATTCCTATCAACACAGAAgtgaaataaaatcataaaatctt
Coding sequences:
- the zwilch.S gene encoding protein zwilch homolog, which translates into the protein MWAERHRAAVELQQFLSSVYEQVKKEESLGPFQFKDDIQVHVVCDGHCKPLESFCSGSEVLYILEKKPLTLEDNVLDETENNEGISFYTSLQEIPQPQAIPTMRARQFLTSYTLTHNPNMVQLNSGAPVKVLPPLWVRCDCSDAEGTCWLGAEPIKSSRNEITGMSFRTVTCAGPTADKSTFPSLDSLRQAHKERHYSSVMQTRGFAQYDLFGCNTVENSVIESQSSVTVDFVWNGVERILQLPPLASAATLNIKVESGDLRSPVYSVYKELDFLLVLAEGLKTGVTEWPETGETKSAVDLVQLLLNDLKNKVDGLTSSVSKKDNEKIKSDTAAVDCSIQSFITERGDLDFAEMLWCRMRKSVSSYQDVVNCFSLVIQSLKNGEVHPWIHRGSSSALSKLIQQSYHGKMQSVSLTGLTPMRMLLEIGLDKMKKDYISCFIGQDLATFNYLDYFISSSVDIQEQVQRVKKLHHMLEVVVVCNAFLSLGHENLFPLTQSCLKYYKENPWNEQHVFQLPIRPSVISTFYQNSHPQTWRVEIISGHGQKEVKTTWQLTSRRPVDHVSFAVPDVPIDMTISGENEEIVYYPTQVSCSQVNFC